From Candidatus Nitricoxidivorans perseverans, the proteins below share one genomic window:
- a CDS encoding Nudix family hydrolase yields MKVTDVSAAVLLRADGTFLLGQRAPDTFYPGYWEFPGGKVEAGEAPREALVRELREELEIEVIECFPWIVREHVYEHAHVRLHFFRVTGWKGELRDRVHSALQWQRPGSITVSPMLPANAPVLSALALPDYYGITHAHEIGVDAQLTALEAALANGLRLVQLREPGLPAEQCSAFAAAAVALCRQFGARALVNGDAQLAWAIGADGLHLTGEQLKRLRGRPGFPLVAASCHDAQELKRAAEYRLDFAVLGAVRPTASHPGRPGIGWPAAAKLLENCPLPVYAIGGLGRMDMNDAWATGAHGIAAIRDAWRTG; encoded by the coding sequence ATGAAAGTCACCGATGTTTCCGCCGCCGTCCTCCTCAGGGCCGATGGGACATTCCTGTTGGGACAGCGCGCGCCGGACACATTCTATCCCGGCTACTGGGAGTTTCCGGGCGGCAAGGTGGAAGCCGGGGAAGCGCCCCGCGAGGCTCTCGTGCGTGAGCTGCGGGAGGAGCTGGAGATCGAAGTGATCGAATGCTTTCCGTGGATCGTCCGCGAGCATGTCTACGAGCACGCCCACGTGCGGCTTCATTTCTTCCGCGTCACTGGATGGAAGGGCGAACTCAGGGATCGCGTCCACTCCGCGCTCCAATGGCAGCGGCCGGGATCGATCACCGTCTCGCCCATGCTGCCGGCCAACGCGCCGGTGCTCTCGGCACTGGCCCTGCCGGACTATTACGGCATCACCCATGCCCACGAGATCGGCGTCGACGCGCAACTGACCGCGCTGGAAGCCGCGCTGGCAAACGGCCTGCGCCTGGTGCAGTTGCGCGAGCCCGGCTTGCCAGCCGAACAATGCTCCGCCTTCGCCGCGGCCGCCGTCGCGCTCTGTCGCCAGTTTGGCGCGCGCGCATTGGTCAATGGCGATGCGCAACTGGCCTGGGCCATCGGCGCCGATGGCCTGCACCTGACGGGCGAGCAACTGAAGAGGCTGCGCGGCCGGCCCGGCTTTCCGCTGGTGGCCGCCTCCTGCCACGACGCGCAGGAGCTGAAGCGCGCCGCCGAATACCGGCTCGACTTCGCGGTGCTCGGCGCCGTCAGGCCGACCGCCAGCCATCCCGGCCGGCCAGGGATCGGCTGGCCAGCGGCGGCGAAGCTTCTGGAGAACTGCCCGCTGCCGGTCTATGCGATCGGCGGATTAGGACGGATGGATATGAACGACGCGTGGGCAACCGGCGCCCACGGCATCGCGGCGATCCGCGACGCGTGGAGGACCGGCTGA
- a CDS encoding murein transglycosylase A codes for MRSTVTSFLPVLFALLLSGCAGEIARPCPPAPTEKPALPPSPPLQPAAWSDLPGWEEDDPRPAFESFRASCAVLERRDLWKAACAAAREATAETAESARAWFEAQFRPWALVNPDGGREGLITGYFEPVLKGSRTRQPTYSNPVFGPPADMVVVDLAELYPELKHMRLRGRIEGRRLIPYFSRAQWSDLAEQEPARLLDALLWIDDPLDLFFMQIQGSGQVQLDDGTRVRLGYADQNGHPYRSIGRWLVDRGEMKAHEASMQNIKAWARKNPQRVQELLNANPSLVFFRELPAEGAGPPGALGVPLQPARSIAVDPRHLTLGAPVFLATTWPNDSKPLNRLMLAQDTGGAIRGVVRADFYWGSGAEAGAPAGRMRQKGQMWALMPRAWAPAERPAP; via the coding sequence ATGCGTTCCACTGTAACATCCTTCCTGCCCGTCCTTTTCGCACTCCTGCTGTCCGGCTGCGCCGGCGAGATCGCCCGCCCCTGCCCTCCCGCGCCGACCGAGAAGCCGGCGCTCCCTCCCTCCCCGCCCCTGCAACCCGCCGCCTGGTCCGACCTGCCGGGATGGGAGGAGGACGACCCGCGCCCGGCCTTCGAATCCTTCCGCGCCTCCTGTGCCGTCCTCGAAAGGCGCGATCTCTGGAAGGCCGCCTGCGCCGCCGCCCGCGAGGCGACGGCGGAAACGGCGGAATCCGCCCGCGCCTGGTTTGAGGCGCAATTCCGGCCGTGGGCGCTGGTGAATCCCGACGGCGGGCGCGAAGGCCTGATCACCGGCTATTTCGAGCCCGTGCTGAAGGGCAGCCGCACGCGCCAGCCAACCTACTCCAATCCCGTCTTCGGGCCGCCTGCGGACATGGTGGTGGTCGATCTCGCCGAGCTCTATCCGGAACTGAAGCACATGCGGCTGCGCGGCCGCATCGAGGGCCGCCGGCTCATCCCCTATTTCTCACGCGCCCAGTGGTCTGATCTGGCCGAGCAGGAGCCCGCGCGCCTGCTCGACGCCCTGCTGTGGATCGACGATCCCCTCGACCTCTTCTTCATGCAGATACAGGGCTCCGGCCAAGTGCAGCTCGACGACGGCACGCGGGTGCGCCTTGGCTACGCCGACCAGAACGGCCATCCCTACCGCTCCATCGGCAGGTGGCTGGTCGATCGGGGCGAGATGAAGGCGCACGAGGCGTCCATGCAGAACATCAAGGCTTGGGCGCGGAAAAACCCGCAGCGGGTGCAGGAACTGCTCAACGCCAATCCCAGCCTGGTGTTCTTCCGCGAGCTGCCGGCGGAGGGCGCCGGCCCGCCGGGGGCGCTGGGCGTGCCCCTCCAGCCTGCGCGCAGCATCGCCGTCGATCCGCGCCACCTGACGCTGGGCGCGCCGGTCTTTCTCGCGACCACCTGGCCGAACGACTCGAAACCGCTTAATCGGCTGATGCTGGCGCAGGACACGGGCGGCGCCATCCGCGGCGTGGTGCGGGCCGACTTCTACTGGGGCAGCGGCGCGGAGGCCGGCGCGCCGGCCGGCAGGATGCGCCAGAAGGGGCAGATGTGGGCCCTGATGCCCCGGGCCTGGGCGCCGGCCGAGCGCCCCGCCCCGTAG
- a CDS encoding ammonium transporter: MENLKTSADVLFILLGAIMILAMHAGFAFLELGTVRKKNQVNALVKILVDFSMSTLAYFFIGYGIAYGVNFFAGAETLAQKSGYEMVKFFFLLTFAAAIPAIVSGGIAERARFNPQLAATFLLVGFVYPFFEGIAWNNAYGVQDWLKTSFGENFHDFAGSVVVHAVGGWIGLAAVLMLGARRGRYTKDGAVAAHPPSNIPFLALGAWILTVGWFGFNVMSAQTIDKVSGLVAMNSLMAMVGGTLVALWAGRNDPGFVHNGPLAGLVAVCAGSDLMHPLGALVTGGIAGGLFVMMFTLTQNRWKIDDVLGVWPLHGLCGAWGGIAAGIFGLKGLGGLGGVSFMSQLVGTLMGVGIALAGGFAVYGLLKKTVGIRLDAEEEFNGADLTIHKITATPERETLW; encoded by the coding sequence ATGGAGAATCTCAAGACTTCCGCCGACGTGCTGTTCATCCTGCTCGGCGCCATCATGATCCTGGCCATGCATGCCGGCTTTGCCTTCCTCGAGCTGGGCACGGTGCGCAAGAAGAACCAGGTCAACGCCCTCGTGAAAATTCTGGTCGACTTCTCGATGTCGACCTTGGCCTATTTCTTCATCGGCTACGGCATCGCCTACGGCGTCAATTTCTTCGCCGGCGCGGAAACGCTCGCACAGAAGAGCGGCTACGAAATGGTCAAGTTCTTCTTTCTGCTGACCTTCGCCGCGGCGATCCCCGCCATCGTTTCCGGCGGCATCGCCGAGCGGGCAAGATTCAATCCGCAGCTCGCGGCGACCTTCCTGCTGGTCGGTTTCGTCTACCCCTTCTTCGAGGGCATCGCCTGGAACAATGCCTACGGCGTCCAGGACTGGCTCAAGACCAGCTTCGGCGAGAATTTCCATGACTTCGCCGGCTCCGTGGTCGTGCATGCCGTCGGCGGCTGGATCGGGCTGGCGGCGGTGCTCATGCTCGGCGCGCGACGCGGCCGCTACACCAAGGACGGCGCCGTCGCGGCCCATCCGCCCTCCAACATTCCCTTTCTGGCGTTGGGCGCGTGGATTCTGACGGTCGGCTGGTTCGGCTTCAACGTGATGAGCGCGCAGACCATCGACAAGGTCTCCGGTCTGGTGGCGATGAATTCCCTGATGGCCATGGTCGGCGGCACGCTGGTCGCCCTGTGGGCCGGTAGGAACGACCCCGGTTTCGTGCATAACGGTCCGTTGGCCGGGCTGGTCGCCGTGTGCGCGGGCTCCGACCTCATGCATCCCCTCGGTGCGCTCGTCACCGGCGGCATCGCCGGCGGCCTGTTCGTCATGATGTTCACCCTGACCCAGAACCGCTGGAAGATCGACGACGTGCTCGGCGTCTGGCCGCTGCACGGCCTATGCGGCGCCTGGGGCGGCATCGCCGCCGGCATCTTCGGCTTGAAGGGCCTGGGCGGGCTGGGCGGCGTTTCCTTCATGAGCCAGCTCGTCGGCACCCTCATGGGCGTGGGTATCGCCCTGGCCGGCGGCTTCGCGGTCTACGGACTGCTCAAGAAGACGGTCGGCATCCGCCTGGATGCCGAGGAGGAATTCAATGGCGCCGACCTGACCATCCACAAGATCACGGCGACACCGGAGCGCGAGACGCTGTGGTAA
- a CDS encoding type II toxin-antitoxin system HipA family toxin, with the protein MATHKPVTAVEVRLWNRRIGAVALDPRLGYYAFEYDPAFVRQGIEVAPFTLPLAQAGDPFVFTDLPTPTFKRMPAMLADALPDDFGNALIDAWMANKGIAKEAITPLDRLAYMGKRGMGALEFRPARGPNVASHTAIKLGKLVESARLAVQGHLDTDPQAHAALAQIIQVGTSAGGARAKAAIVWNPASNEIRAGQFDADPGFEHWLLKFDGMGADRELGQLGLGQDYGRIEYAYHLMARAAGIDMSPCRLLEEGGRAHFMTRRFDRTMDAGGKTVKHHMQSLCAMAHLDYKQKATHDYAQLLQTIQRLKLGHEALAEAFRRLVFNIAAANCDDHSKNFAFLLPANSREWRLSPAYDITHAHNPKGEWTYQHLMGVEGKFAGITRSDLLHLADRYAIGPAPKIIDKVLDAVADWPKFAEQAGLARDAVQSIAADFRLL; encoded by the coding sequence GTGGCGACACATAAGCCCGTCACCGCCGTCGAGGTTCGTCTCTGGAACCGGCGCATCGGCGCGGTGGCTCTTGATCCGCGCCTGGGCTACTACGCCTTTGAATACGATCCGGCCTTCGTTCGGCAGGGCATCGAGGTCGCCCCATTCACGCTGCCGCTGGCGCAGGCCGGCGATCCCTTCGTCTTCACCGACCTGCCCACGCCGACGTTCAAGCGAATGCCGGCCATGCTCGCCGACGCGCTGCCCGACGATTTCGGCAACGCCCTGATCGACGCCTGGATGGCCAACAAGGGCATTGCCAAGGAGGCGATCACGCCGCTTGATCGCCTGGCCTACATGGGCAAGCGCGGCATGGGCGCGTTGGAGTTTCGACCGGCGCGCGGGCCCAATGTCGCCAGCCACACGGCGATCAAGCTCGGTAAACTGGTTGAAAGCGCGCGGCTCGCCGTGCAGGGGCATCTCGATACCGATCCGCAGGCCCACGCCGCCCTGGCGCAGATCATCCAGGTCGGCACCAGCGCCGGCGGCGCCCGCGCCAAGGCGGCCATCGTCTGGAACCCGGCGAGCAACGAAATCCGCGCCGGTCAGTTCGACGCCGATCCGGGGTTTGAACATTGGCTGCTCAAGTTCGACGGCATGGGCGCCGATCGCGAACTCGGCCAATTGGGTCTCGGACAGGACTACGGCCGCATCGAGTATGCCTATCACCTCATGGCCCGCGCCGCCGGCATCGATATGTCGCCCTGCCGATTGCTCGAAGAAGGCGGTCGCGCCCACTTCATGACCCGCCGTTTCGACCGCACAATGGATGCCGGGGGCAAGACCGTCAAGCACCATATGCAAAGCCTGTGCGCCATGGCCCACCTCGACTACAAGCAGAAGGCCACGCACGATTACGCGCAACTCCTGCAAACCATTCAACGTCTCAAGCTCGGCCACGAGGCACTCGCCGAGGCCTTCCGCCGTCTGGTCTTCAATATCGCCGCCGCCAACTGCGACGACCACAGCAAGAACTTCGCCTTCCTGCTCCCGGCCAACTCGCGTGAATGGCGGCTCTCCCCCGCCTATGACATCACCCACGCCCACAACCCCAAAGGTGAGTGGACCTATCAGCACCTGATGGGCGTGGAAGGCAAGTTTGCCGGCATCACCCGCAGCGACTTGTTGCACCTAGCCGACCGCTACGCCATCGGCCCGGCGCCGAAGATCATCGACAAGGTCCTGGATGCGGTCGCGGATTGGCCGAAGTTTGCCGAGCAGGCCGGGCTTGCACGCGACGCCGTTCAATCCATCGCCGCCGATTTCCGGCTCTTGTGA
- a CDS encoding helix-turn-helix domain-containing protein, which produces METAKTVEEWGAELGEQMRALRLRANLDQVSLAKRAGISLTAIKNLESGKGATLKTLIKALRVLDRADWLSTLAPPVSISPLQMLKAKPARQRARRRPQDDGMDRGDT; this is translated from the coding sequence ATGGAGACTGCAAAGACTGTCGAGGAATGGGGAGCGGAACTCGGTGAGCAGATGCGTGCCCTGCGTCTGCGGGCCAACCTCGACCAGGTTTCTTTGGCCAAACGTGCGGGCATCAGCCTGACGGCCATCAAGAATCTCGAATCCGGCAAGGGCGCCACGCTCAAGACGCTAATCAAGGCTCTGCGGGTTCTTGATCGGGCTGACTGGCTGAGCACGCTGGCGCCCCCTGTCAGCATCAGCCCTCTGCAAATGCTCAAGGCCAAGCCTGCGCGCCAGCGGGCGCGCAGGCGGCCACAAGACGACGGGATGGACCGTGGCGACACATAA